In Sedimenticola thiotaurini, the following proteins share a genomic window:
- the truD gene encoding tRNA pseudouridine(13) synthase TruD, protein MTEQDNRLLPFANGTPRCSGLIRSIPEDFMVDEIPLVEPDGEGEHRLLHVEKRNSNTAWVAGQLARLAGVSRMDVSYAGLKDRHALTRQWFSVRLAGKPEPDWSALESPEFQVLESVRHSRKLRVGALKGNRFRIRIRALEGDTKALQSTLETIRREGVPNYFGEQRFGTDDANLRSARALFNGELKRVKRDKRGFYLSAVRALLFNKVLAARVEAGNWNRPLKGERMMLAGTRSSFAAPSPDDEIMERLERMDIHLSGPLWGRGERMVSGEVAALESALLEPEQFWCEGLERFGLQMERRALRIAVSDLTWNQRDDLLELDFRLPKGCFATALLRECVDYRDASSLKPFRESST, encoded by the coding sequence GTGACCGAACAAGACAACAGGCTTCTGCCTTTCGCCAATGGTACCCCCCGGTGTTCCGGCCTTATCCGTTCCATTCCCGAGGACTTCATGGTTGATGAGATCCCGCTGGTGGAGCCGGATGGTGAGGGGGAGCATCGGCTGCTGCATGTGGAGAAGCGCAACAGCAATACCGCCTGGGTAGCGGGCCAGTTGGCCCGTCTGGCCGGGGTATCCCGGATGGATGTCAGTTATGCCGGTTTGAAGGATCGACACGCCCTGACCCGACAGTGGTTCTCGGTGCGCCTGGCGGGTAAGCCGGAGCCCGATTGGAGTGCGCTTGAGTCGCCGGAATTCCAGGTCCTTGAGAGTGTCCGGCATAGTCGCAAACTCCGGGTTGGTGCGCTCAAGGGCAACCGCTTCAGAATCCGGATCAGGGCGCTGGAGGGTGATACTAAGGCGTTACAGAGCACCCTGGAGACCATTCGCCGGGAGGGGGTTCCCAACTACTTTGGCGAGCAGCGGTTCGGCACGGATGATGCCAACCTGCGATCCGCCCGCGCCCTGTTCAACGGGGAGTTGAAACGGGTCAAACGGGACAAACGGGGATTCTACCTCTCCGCCGTTCGCGCACTGCTGTTCAACAAGGTGCTGGCCGCCCGGGTTGAGGCGGGCAACTGGAACCGACCCCTGAAGGGAGAGCGGATGATGCTGGCCGGTACCCGCAGCAGTTTTGCGGCGCCCAGCCCGGATGATGAGATCATGGAACGCCTGGAGCGTATGGATATCCATCTCTCCGGTCCCCTGTGGGGACGTGGTGAGCGCATGGTGTCGGGAGAAGTGGCGGCACTGGAATCGGCACTGCTGGAGCCGGAACAGTTCTGGTGTGAAGGACTGGAGCGTTTCGGACTGCAGATGGAGCGGCGTGCGCTGCGCATCGCAGTAAGTGATCTGACCTGGAATCAGCGGGATGACCTGCTGGAGCTCGATTTCCGTCTGCCCAAAGGGTGTTTTGCCACGGCCTTGTTACGGGAGTGCGTTGACTATCGCGACGCCTCTTCCCTGAAGCCTTTCCGCGAGAGCAGCACATAG
- a CDS encoding two-component system sensor histidine kinase NtrB: protein MGIKRRHSLTYKQTLITVMTVFFIGLVISFYQIAVDLEREKRHVDEAVSQVLHVVESSAAQAAYNLDNSLARQVVNGLFEYPPVFQVEIQDDLGKQLASADRPRVDFPLRQLADLLMGNSKAYRLELEWSERAQPVGSISVMIDPYLVTLGFFDRARLILLFSIIQMLVLALLLSIMFYLTLTKPLMKTAASFAAINPGDEYNVRIAMPSGHQDDEIGLLVDKGNRVFEEYRQHIWQQEESEAELNRLRNLLTNVVDSMPSSLICVDVACRVIQWNRQAEQLTGVSASEAEGEDLMQLFPQLAQEMGHIKDAVYKGLSSHDQRLRFSAGEVARLYDVTIYPLTTNGIDGAVIRIDDVTERVRIEEMMIQSEKMLSVGGLAAGMAHEINNPLAGILQNVQVMQNRISPDLAANIKTAEACGTNIDSVSRYLSERKVYEMIERIRESGKRAAKIVDNMLSFSRKGSRHLENCNMRDLMEQSLELAANDYRLEDGFDFRQIQIIREYDEQLCAVECEPSHIQQVLLNLLKNGAQAMAECRPPLTDPRFILRIKGGSQRIRVEVEDNGPGIPEELTKRIFEPFFTTKPIGVGTGLGLSVSYFIIRENYGGDLRVENVPGSGARFVLQLPGKRSLPAG, encoded by the coding sequence TATAACCTGGATAACAGCCTGGCCCGGCAGGTGGTCAATGGCCTGTTTGAGTATCCCCCGGTGTTTCAGGTGGAGATCCAGGATGATCTGGGCAAGCAACTGGCCAGTGCCGATCGCCCCCGGGTGGACTTTCCGCTGCGCCAGTTGGCTGATCTGCTGATGGGTAACAGCAAGGCCTACCGGCTTGAGCTGGAGTGGTCCGAGCGTGCTCAGCCAGTGGGTAGCATCTCTGTAATGATCGATCCCTATCTGGTGACACTGGGTTTTTTTGATCGTGCCCGGTTGATTCTGCTGTTCAGCATTATTCAGATGCTGGTGTTGGCGCTGCTCCTGAGCATCATGTTTTATCTGACCCTGACCAAGCCGTTAATGAAAACCGCCGCATCCTTTGCGGCGATCAATCCCGGGGATGAGTACAACGTCAGGATTGCCATGCCATCTGGTCACCAGGATGACGAGATCGGACTGCTGGTGGATAAGGGGAACCGGGTTTTTGAAGAGTATCGACAGCATATCTGGCAGCAGGAGGAGTCCGAGGCGGAGCTTAACCGGTTACGGAACCTGCTCACCAACGTGGTGGACTCCATGCCCTCCTCGTTGATCTGTGTAGATGTGGCTTGTCGTGTCATTCAGTGGAACCGGCAGGCTGAGCAGCTCACCGGGGTGAGCGCCTCCGAGGCGGAGGGTGAGGATCTGATGCAGCTGTTCCCCCAGTTGGCCCAGGAGATGGGGCATATCAAGGATGCCGTCTACAAGGGACTCTCCTCGCATGATCAACGGCTCCGGTTCAGTGCCGGTGAGGTGGCCCGGCTTTATGATGTGACTATCTACCCGCTGACCACCAACGGCATCGATGGGGCGGTGATTCGGATCGATGATGTGACCGAGCGGGTGCGTATTGAAGAGATGATGATCCAATCGGAAAAGATGCTTTCGGTTGGTGGATTGGCGGCCGGTATGGCCCATGAGATCAACAACCCGCTGGCCGGCATTCTGCAGAATGTTCAGGTTATGCAAAACCGGATCAGTCCCGATCTGGCGGCCAATATCAAGACCGCTGAAGCCTGTGGTACCAATATTGACTCGGTATCCCGCTACCTCTCGGAGCGTAAGGTTTACGAGATGATCGAGCGGATTCGTGAGTCTGGCAAACGGGCTGCGAAAATTGTCGATAACATGCTCAGTTTCAGCCGGAAGGGCAGCCGGCACCTTGAAAACTGCAACATGCGCGATCTGATGGAGCAGTCCCTTGAACTGGCGGCGAATGACTATCGCCTGGAAGATGGTTTCGACTTCAGACAGATACAGATCATACGTGAATATGACGAGCAGTTATGTGCGGTGGAGTGTGAGCCCAGCCATATACAGCAGGTGCTGCTCAATCTGCTCAAGAACGGCGCCCAGGCGATGGCCGAGTGCCGCCCGCCTCTGACCGATCCCCGTTTCATCCTCAGAATCAAGGGCGGTTCCCAACGCATCCGGGTGGAGGTGGAAGATAACGGGCCGGGTATCCCGGAAGAGCTGACCAAGCGGATTTTCGAACCCTTCTTCACCACCAAGCCGATCGGCGTGGGTACCGGGTTGGGGTTGTCGGTCTCCTACTTTATCATCAGGGAGAACTATGGCGGTGATCTGCGGGTGGAAAACGTGCCCGGGAGTGGGGCCCGCTTTGTCCTGCAACTGCCCGGCAAACGGTCGCTCCCGGCCGGCTGA